CACCGCGCCGTTCGTCTCCGCCGACACGATCGGCCGCGCGATCGACGCGTTGCTCGCCGATCCGGAAGCGGACAGCCTCGTCGCGGTCACCCGCGGCAAGCAATATTGCTGGGACGGGCAGACGCCGGCCTACGGCACCGGCCGGATCCCGAACAGCGTCGATCTGCCGCCGACGGTGATCGAGGCGATGAGCCTATACATCGTCCGCCGTGGTCCAGACGGCGTGGTGCCGACCCGCCGCTTCGGCACACGACCGATTTTGTTCGATCTCGATCCGATCGAGCTGATCGACATCAACCACGATTCCGACCTTGTTATTGCCGAGACCATCGCCGCCGGCCAGCGCGCCAAGGAAGTCACCCGGTTCCGCGCAATGCTGCCGCACCTCTCATCCACCGTCCTCGCGGACATCTGCAAGGAGCGCGGTCTCAAGGTTCTGCTTCCGCCCGAAATGCGCCCGACCAGCGGCGGCAAGATCCTGGGCCGCGCCCGCACCCTCGAGCTCACGCGGCTGGAGGATCCGAGCGATCGCAGCCCCGGCGGCAAGTGGAAAGGCATTTACGACGCCCTTCAATCTTATCAGTTTGTCCGCCCAGGCGACGTCGTGATGGTGGCGACCGACGTGCCTGAGCGCGCCTATTTCGGCGACCTCAATGCCAATCTGGCGATCCGCTCAGGCGCCGTCGGTGCGATCGTTGACGGCACCACGCGCGATACCGCCGATGTCCGCGCGCTCGGCTTTCCCGTCTATGCCCGCCGCAGCCATTGCGACGACATCAAGTTCGAAGGCACGGTCAAATCGATGAACAAGCCGGTCCGCATGGGCGATGTCGAGGTTGCCAATGGTGATGTCGTCTTTGCCGATGAAGATGGCGTGATCGTCGTCCGCGCCGCCGACTGGGACGCGATCGAGGCGGCTGCCTGGGACGTGATGATGAACGAGGCCCGGATCCGCATGTTTGCGGCGCGCGGCCGCGACGTGAACGAAATTCTCGCCGAATGCGGCGCCTTCTAAGGAATCCTGTGATGAAGACCGTCAAAGTCGGCGCGTTCGAGATCGCCAACGACAAGCCGTTCGTGCTGATTGCCGGCCCCTGCGCGATGGAAAGCCGCGAGCACGCGCTCGAAATGGCCGAGGCCCTGACCAGCCTGTGCGGCAGGCTCGGTCTCGGCCTCATCTACAAATCCTCGTTCGACAAGGGTAATCGCACCTCCATCGGATCCGCCCGCGGCATCGGGCTCGACGCCGCGCTGTCGGTCTTTGCGGAGATTCGCGAGACATTCGGCTGCCCGGTGCTGACCGACGTCCACGACGCGTCCCAATGCGCACCCGTTGCGGAAGCTGTCGACGTCCTCCAGATCCCCGCCTTTCTCTGCCGACAGACGGATCTGCTGGTCGCCGCCGCGCAGACCGGCAAGGTCATCAACGTCAAGAAGGGGCAGTTCCTCGCGCCCTGGGACATGAAGAACGTCGCTGCCAAGCTCGTAGCGGCCGGCAACGACAACATTATCCTGTGCGAGCGCGGCGCAAGCTTCGGCTACAACACCCTGGTCAGTGACATGCGCTCCCTGCCGATCATGGCGCAGACGGGCTTCCCGGTGATGTTCGATGCGACCCATTCGGTCCAGCAGCCCGGCGGACAGGGCGGAAGTTCGGGCGGACAGCGCGAGTTCGTGCCGGCGTTGGCCCGTGCTGCGGTGGCGGTCGGCGTTGCCGCCGTCTTCATCGAGACTCACGAGCAGCCCGATCGCGCGCCCAGCGACGGCCCGAACATGGTCCCGCTCGCCGAAATGCCGGACCTGCTGGCACGGCTGCAGGCGTTCGATCGCCTCGCGAAGGCCTAAGCGCGGCGTCCGAGCAGCAAGGTTTGCACCTCGTCGGCAATCTCCGGATTGTGGGCGAGGAGCATGCCGGTACCGCCCACAGCCGGGCGATAGGGGCTTCCGTCCGGCCGCCGCGCGACGCCGCCGGCTTCGTTCAGGAACAGCACGCCGGGCGCGTGATCCCAGACGATCGTCCGCCAGTAGAGCGCAAAGTCGATCTCGCCGGTGGCAACGCGCGGATATTCGTGCCCCGCACAGCGCCGGCTCGGCGCGACTTGCGACACCGTCGAGCGCACCGCGGCCGCCGGTGCGATCATGTCCTCCGGCAGCATGAAGCTGCTGATGATCCCGCGCCTGTCTTCAACACGCCCCTGCCGCGCCGATACGTGCAGGCGATGGCCGTCCAGAAAAGCACCGCCGCCGTACTCGGCGGCTGCCATTCTCTCCGTGAGCGGCTCGTAGATGCAGCCGGCGACGATCTCGCCGTCACGAAGCAACGCCACCATCATCGCGAAGGGGCCATCACCCGAGGCGAAGTTGGCCGTCCCGTCGAGCGGGTCGACGATCCAGACGTCCCCTTCGTCGATCCTTTCCAGAAGAGAAGGGTCGCGCGCGCAAGCCTCCTCACCGACGAAGCGTGCACCCGGTACCAGACCGTCCAGGCCGCGTGCGATCGCCGCCTCCGCGTCCCGATCGGCGATCGTGACCAGTTCGCCGGGCGACTTCTCCTCCACCTGATGCGAGGCCAGGGCGCGATAGCGCGGTAGAACCGCCTCAGCGGCGGCCCTGCGGAGAATATCGCCGATGCGGTCGATAAGGGACAATGTCATGCCGATGCCCTATTGCACGACGTCGTCCCGCGCCAGATCATGACCTCGCCGGGGTCGAAGCAAAGTGCAAAGGGATCGCATGAAGCTTGTTGCTGAATTGATGGCTTTGGCCGGGCTCGCCGTCGCCGTCGCCGCGGCTCCGCCGGCCTATGATTGGGGCGACGACACCAGCGAGCTTTCGCAGAAGCTGCAGGAATCGAAGGCGCTCTGCCGCGCCGTGCGGACGCGGGAGCCGCCGCCGGCGGATCGCCCGGACGCCCGCACCGCCGCCGCGCTCAAGGGCTGCGATTCCGAGGCGCTTTATTACGGGATTGGAATCAAGGCGGATCCGATCAAGGCGCGGCAATGCGCCTTCTTGGAGCGAGACGCCGGTGACGAAGGGGTGATGGCCGGAAGCACGATGCTGATGACCATCTATGCCAACGGCATGGGCGCCAAGCGTGACCTCGATGTGGCCACCCACCTCGCCTGCGGGATCGAAGGCTCGGTGATGGAATCGGATGGCCGCGTTCTGCATCTCGCCGAGCTCAAGGCGAAGAAATGGTCCGGGAGCGATTTCCACTTCTGCGACGACATCACCAGCGGCCTCGCGATGGGCTATTGCTCCGCGCATTCCGCCCGGATCGACGGGGCGAAGCGCGATGCCGCGCTCTCGGCTGTGATCGGCCGCTGGAGCCCCGCTGAGCGCCAGGCCTTCGCCAAGCTCCAGCAGGCGCAAACCGCCTTCGTCGACGCCCACGGCCAGGGCGAAGTCGATCTGTCCGGCACTGCGCGTGCTGCCATGCAGATCGCTTCGGAGGAGCGCTTGAAGCGCGACTTCCTGGACACGCTCCAGCGCCTCTCCAGCGGGAAAGCGCCGGCGTTCTCGACGGCGCAGTATCGCGCCGCAGACACCCGCCTGAACGCCGCGTACCGGAAGGCATTGGCCGGAGTGGAGGGCGAGGATTTCCCCGGCGCGGTCACCCGCACCGGCATCCGTGACGCCCAGCGCGCTTGGCTGCGCTATCGGGATGCTTTCCTCGCCTTCGCCAAGATCAAGTTTCCGAGCCTGCCCTCCGACAGTCTTGCTGCATGGCTCACCGACAAGCGCACGGAGATGCTCGAGACGCCCGAATAGCACGAGGTCAAGCGCGCGGCTTGGTCTCCGTCTTCGCTGGTTTCAGTGTGGCAGAGCCTGCGCTGTCGGCGCAGATCGCCGCCACCGCCGCCTTTCCCGCTTCCGAATCCGGGGCGGGGCGCACGGCCCGGTGCGGTCGGCGCGATCATCGACGGCACCACCCGCACACCGGCTGGCGAAGACTTTCTAGGCGCAGCGGCGCCGGCGCTTGCCAAAGCCGCAAGACTCCGCTTCGTACCGTTGCCGCAGGTGATCGTGCGCCGTCGCAGGGAACGCGATCCGGCTCGCGCGGCATCAACACGGGGCAGGAACGGAAGGCGGGACCCATGGGGATTGTTTCACTGGCACGGCGATTTGTGTCGCTGCCGCCGACGGACCGGCGCTATTATCTCCAGCGCTTTCTCGACCTGAAGGTGCACGCGCGCTCGGGCTTCTCGCAGTTCGGTGAGGACGCTTCGATTGCGGCCTATCTGCGCACGCTGGGACGGACTTGCCGATTCTATGTCGATATCGGAGCCAACCGCCCAGTACTCCATTCCAATACCTACCTGTTCTACCGGGATGGCGCCTCCGGTGTGCTCGTCGAGGCCAACCCGCTTCTGACCGCGAGGCTACGCAAGAAGCGACCCCGGGACAGGGTCGTCAACCGCGGCGTTCTTGCCGAGGGGAGCGGCACGATCGACCTCCACGTGATGGACATGGACGGTCTGTCGACGCTTTCCTCGGAATGGGAGGAGCGGATCGTATCGCGCGGGCTCGCGAGGAGCGAGCAGGTGGTTCAGGTCGCGGTGATTGGGATCAACGATCTTCTCGAGGCTGAAGTAGGCACGAAGGCCATCGACCTCGCCTCGATCGATATCGAAGGCTTGGATTTCGATGTCCTTTCGGCGTGGAATTTTGACCGTTGGCGCCCGTTCCTGTTCTGTGTTGAGACGGGACAGGTCGATCCCGAGCGATACGGCAAGGACAGACGGTTCCACGACCTGCTCGGCAGCAGCGGCTACGAGCCGCTGTTCGAAACTTTCGCCAACACCATCTTCGTCGACCGGCTCGCCAAGCCCGCCTAGCGCTACGGGAAGAGCCGCGATTAGGAAGCGGAGGTTCCATCAAAATGCTCGACCGAAGTTGGTCAGTCATTCACGATCGCCGACCGCGAGGCCGAAGCTGCGATCGTGCCGCCGACGCACGGTTGAACGCCGCCTATCGCAAGGCGCTTGCCGGGGCCGAAAGCGAGGAATTACCCGTTGCGGTCACCCGCACCCGCACCCGCATCTGCGACGCCCAGCGCGCGTGGCTGCGTTACCGGGACGCGTTCCTGGCTCTTGCCAAAATCAAGTTTCCGACCCTGTCTCCGGACAGGCTCGTAGCCTCGCAGCCTCGCAGGCTGGCTGACGGATCAGGCGCGCGGCTTGTCCGCTGCGCTTGGCGGCGGTGCCGGCGTACGGGGAGAGCTTTCGCTGTTGGCGGCGATCGCCGCCGCAGCGGCCTTGCCCGCGTCGGAATCCGGCGCCGCGCGCATCGCCCGCGCGAACAGTCCCTGCGCCGCCTCCAGCTCGCCCGAGACGCCCGCGATGTTGCCCGCTTCGAGCAGGATCGGCGCTTCGCCCGGGGCGAGCTCGACCGCCTTGGCGATATCCTTCTGCGCGCGCGGCAGATCGTTCTGGCGCCGCGCCAGGGCGGCGGAGAGATACCAGGCGAACGGATCGGCGGGGACCAGTTGCAGGCTCTTGTCGATGTCGACGCGGGCGCCGACAAGATCACCCGCTTGCACGGCGGCACGGGCACGATCGAGATGCACCTCGCCGCGCAGCTCGGAGGTAAGGGTCGGGCTGGCGAGCGCCGCGTCCAGCGCCTTGCGCGCATTGACGCCCTGGCCGGCGGCGAGCCAGGCGTTGCCGGCCTGCGCCCAGAAATCCGCGCTGCGCAGATCCTTGGTCGATTCGGCCTCGCGTGCCGCGGCCTCCATCGTCGTGGCGGCGGCATCCCAGCGTCCGGCGGCCGAATAGGCCAGGCCGAGGCAGGCCCGGGCATCGAGGCCGCCGCCCTTGATCCGCCACTGGTCGGCTGCGGCGATCGCAGCCTCGGGAGATTGCTTGACCAAGGCGGCGCATTCGGCCGAGGTCTTGAGGGGCGCGGAAGCGGGTGCGGCCTGCACGGCGGCGGCGAAAGCGA
The nucleotide sequence above comes from Sphingosinicella sp. BN140058. Encoded proteins:
- a CDS encoding cytidylyltransferase domain-containing protein, with the translated sequence MNIVAFVPAKGHSERVASKNLRVLDGEHLFKRKLRQALACSAIVEVCLDTDSAELAALADDLAVSHLARPPELATNGTDGHELFAWECAQRPDADLWIQILCTAPFVSADTIGRAIDALLADPEADSLVAVTRGKQYCWDGQTPAYGTGRIPNSVDLPPTVIEAMSLYIVRRGPDGVVPTRRFGTRPILFDLDPIELIDINHDSDLVIAETIAAGQRAKEVTRFRAMLPHLSSTVLADICKERGLKVLLPPEMRPTSGGKILGRARTLELTRLEDPSDRSPGGKWKGIYDALQSYQFVRPGDVVMVATDVPERAYFGDLNANLAIRSGAVGAIVDGTTRDTADVRALGFPVYARRSHCDDIKFEGTVKSMNKPVRMGDVEVANGDVVFADEDGVIVVRAADWDAIEAAAWDVMMNEARIRMFAARGRDVNEILAECGAF
- a CDS encoding inositol monophosphatase translates to MTLSLIDRIGDILRRAAAEAVLPRYRALASHQVEEKSPGELVTIADRDAEAAIARGLDGLVPGARFVGEEACARDPSLLERIDEGDVWIVDPLDGTANFASGDGPFAMMVALLRDGEIVAGCIYEPLTERMAAAEYGGGAFLDGHRLHVSARQGRVEDRRGIISSFMLPEDMIAPAAAVRSTVSQVAPSRRCAGHEYPRVATGEIDFALYWRTIVWDHAPGVLFLNEAGGVARRPDGSPYRPAVGGTGMLLAHNPEIADEVQTLLLGRRA
- a CDS encoding lysozyme inhibitor LprI family protein, which codes for MKLVAELMALAGLAVAVAAAPPAYDWGDDTSELSQKLQESKALCRAVRTREPPPADRPDARTAAALKGCDSEALYYGIGIKADPIKARQCAFLERDAGDEGVMAGSTMLMTIYANGMGAKRDLDVATHLACGIEGSVMESDGRVLHLAELKAKKWSGSDFHFCDDITSGLAMGYCSAHSARIDGAKRDAALSAVIGRWSPAERQAFAKLQQAQTAFVDAHGQGEVDLSGTARAAMQIASEERLKRDFLDTLQRLSSGKAPAFSTAQYRAADTRLNAAYRKALAGVEGEDFPGAVTRTGIRDAQRAWLRYRDAFLAFAKIKFPSLPSDSLAAWLTDKRTEMLETPE
- the kdsA gene encoding 3-deoxy-8-phosphooctulonate synthase, with the protein product MKTVKVGAFEIANDKPFVLIAGPCAMESREHALEMAEALTSLCGRLGLGLIYKSSFDKGNRTSIGSARGIGLDAALSVFAEIRETFGCPVLTDVHDASQCAPVAEAVDVLQIPAFLCRQTDLLVAAAQTGKVINVKKGQFLAPWDMKNVAAKLVAAGNDNIILCERGASFGYNTLVSDMRSLPIMAQTGFPVMFDATHSVQQPGGQGGSSGGQREFVPALARAAVAVGVAAVFIETHEQPDRAPSDGPNMVPLAEMPDLLARLQAFDRLAKA
- a CDS encoding FkbM family methyltransferase, whose amino-acid sequence is MVSVFAGFSVAEPALSAQIAATAAFPASESGAGRTARCGRRDHRRHHPHTGWRRLSRRSGAGACQSRKTPLRTVAAGDRAPSQGTRSGSRGINTGQERKAGPMGIVSLARRFVSLPPTDRRYYLQRFLDLKVHARSGFSQFGEDASIAAYLRTLGRTCRFYVDIGANRPVLHSNTYLFYRDGASGVLVEANPLLTARLRKKRPRDRVVNRGVLAEGSGTIDLHVMDMDGLSTLSSEWEERIVSRGLARSEQVVQVAVIGINDLLEAEVGTKAIDLASIDIEGLDFDVLSAWNFDRWRPFLFCVETGQVDPERYGKDRRFHDLLGSSGYEPLFETFANTIFVDRLAKPA